GTTATAAGCCGTTTGATTTTGTGGACTATAACTTGAAGCATAAATATATTCGTTGTCATTAATTTGACGATAGATATTTTTGGTGTCTCTTATAGAATTATCATTAGAAAAATATTTATAATAAAATGTGTTATAATCTTCACTTGAATTAGGATAAATATACATACTAAAACTTAATGCAATGAAAAAGACTATAGTCGCTCCAACAAAATAGGGTCTTAAAAACCGCATAAAAGAAACGCCAGAACTCAAAAATGCTATAATTTCAGAATTGTTTGCCAATTTTGACGTAAACCAAATTACCGACAAAAAGAGAAGTATGGGAAATAATAAATTGGCAAAATGAATCACAAAGTTGACATAAAAATATAAAATCTCATCTAATGGTGCATTGCGTTGTTTGAGATTATCTATTTTTTCTGAAAGATTAATAATAATGCCAATTGGCACAAACATGATAAGCATAATCACAAAGCTTATCAAATAGCGTTTTAATATATACCAATCTAAAATTTTCACTATAATCTATTTTGCAATTGATCTATCATTTTAGTCTTCCAAGAAATAAAACTTCCTGCTTCAATATGTTGAGTCGCTTGTCTAACTAACTTCAAATAAAAGCCTAAATTGTGAATACTGCAAATTTGTTTAGCCAAAAGCTCATTTACTGTAAATAAATGTCTGACATAAGCTTTGCTGTATTCGTGGTCAACCCAAGTTGTACCGTCTTTATCAAGGGGAGAAAAATCGTCTCTCCACTTTAAATTTTTGATATTGATACTTCCTTCACTTGTAAAAATCATTCCGTTTCTAGCGTTTCGTGTAGGCATAACACAATCAAACATATCTATACCAAGAGCAATGTTTTCAAGCAAATCAATTGGCGTGCCAACACCCATAAGATATCGTGGTTTTTCTTTTGGTAATATGTCAGTAACCATATCAGTTATTTCATACATTTTTTCATTGGGTTCACCCACAGACAATCCGCCAATTGCATTGCCTGGCATATCTTTAGCGACGATGTATTTTGCAGATTCTTGTCTTAAATCTTTGTAGGTGCTTCCTTGTAATATAGGAAATAAATGCTGTTGATGACTATATAGATCTTCGGTTTCATCAAATCTTTTTATACACCTTTCTAACCAACGATGTGTCATATGCATAGAGCGTTTGGCATATTGATAATCAGTTGGATAAGGTGGACATTCGTCAAAAGCCATCATAATGTCAGCTCCGATTAAGCGTTGTGTATCCATAACATTTTCAGGTGAAAACCAATGCATTGAACCATCGATATGTGATTTGAATTTTACTCCTTCTTCGGTAATTTTTCGGCGTTCAGAGAGTGAATAGACCTGATAACCACCACTATCTGTCAATATATTTTTAGGCCAATTCATAAATTTATGCAAGCCACCTGCTTTTTGCAAAATATCGGTTTCTGGTCTTAAATAAAGATGATAAGTATTGCCAAGAATGATGTCAGCTTTGATGTCGTTGAGCAATTCTCTTTGGTGAACCGATTTTACAGTGGCAATGGTTCCGACGGGCATAAAAATTGGAGTGCTAATTTTTCCGTGATCGGTAGTAATAACGCCTGTTCGAGCCTTAGAGTTTTGATCTTTAGATTGAATATCAAATGTCATGAAATAAATTTAAACGTTGCAAATATACTTATCTCATTGGCATTTTAAACAAAGTTTATTATTTCATTCTAATCAACAGCAAATTTTAATAAGTTCGTTAATAACTGCTTTAAAAAAGATTTTTGTTGCGGTTTTAATAGTTTATTTTTGTCAAAAATCATTTAAAGATGACAACATCATCAAATTTACAAGATTTCGTCACTCAAGTGAGACGCGATATTTTAAGACAAGTCCATAAAGTCAATTCTGGTCATCCAGGTGGTTCTTTAGGTTGTACTGAATTTTTTTCTGTGCTATTTAAAGAAGTTTTAGACACTAAGGATGAGTTTGATATGAATGGAAAAGACGAAGATTTGTTTTTCCTTTCTAACGGGCATATTTCTCCTGTTTATTACAGTGTTTTAGCACGTTGTGGTTATTTTCCTATTGAAGAGCTCAATACTTTTAGACACATTAATTCCAGATTGCAAGGTCACCCAACAACGCATGAAGGTTTGCCTGGTGTGAGAATTGCTTCTGGTTCACTTGGTCAAGGCATGTCTGTTGCCATTGGAGCCGCTTTAACTAAAAAATTAAATAAAGACAAGCATTTGGTTTATTCACTTCACGGTGATGGCGAATTGCAAGAAGGTCAAAATTGGGAAGCTATGATGTATGCAGGAGGAAATAAGGTAGATAATCTTATTGCAACAGTAGATTATAACGGTCAACAAATTGACGGTTCTACGGATGATGTTTTGCCTATGGGTGATTTAAAGGCAAAATTTGAAGCCTTTGGCTGGTTGGTTTTAGAAGAAGACAAAGGCAATGATATCAACGCCGTTCGAAACATTTTGGCAGAAGCTAAATCAAAAACTGGTCAAGGACAACCTGTTGTGATTTTATTAAAAACCATTATGGGCAATGGTGTCGATTTTATGATGCATACGCATGCTTGGCATGGTAAAGCCCCAAACGACGAGCAATTAGAAATTGGGTTAAATCAAAATCCTGAAACTTTGGGAGATTATTAAAAGCTCATCCTAAATCCTTCTATAAGAGAAACAAATGTTGCAAAACAAATTTACGATGTTAAAAATAAATATTAATAAAAAAATTAAATAGCCTTTCCTTAGGAAGGGTTTGGATAGGCCTATGAAAACATACAAAAATACAGGAAATATAGACACACGGTCTGGCTTTGGTGCCGGTTTAGAAGAATTAGGTAACAGCAATCCCAATGTTGTAGCACTTTGTGCTGACTTAACAGGCTCATTAAAAATGAATGCTTTTAAAGACCAACATCCCGAACGTTTTTTTCAAATCGGAATCGCTGAAGCCAATATGATGGGGATTGCCGCAGGAATGACTATTGGTGGTAAAATTCCATTCACAGGAACATTTGCCAACTTTTCAACAGGTCGTGTTTATGACCAAATCCGTCAAAGCATTGCCTATTCAGGTAAAAATGTAAAAATATGTGCTTCACATGCGGGCTTAACTCTTGGAGAAGATGGAGCTACTCATCAAATTCTGGAAGATCTTGGCTTGATGAAAATGTTGCCTGGTATGACGGTGATTAATACATGTGATTTCAACCAAACTAAAGTCGCTACCATTGCCATAGCAGAACATCAAGGACCAGTTTATTTGCGGTTTGGACGTCCAAAAGTGGCTAATTTTACGCCTGAAAATCAATCTTTTGAAATTGGGAAAGCGGTAAAATTACAAGATGGCAAAGACGTTACAATTGTTGCAACTGGGCATTTGGTTTGGGAAGCTTTAGAAGCGGCAAAAACACTCAATGAGCAAGGTATTTCTGCTGAAGTAATCAACATTCACACCATCAAGCCTTTAGATGAAGAGGCTATTGTGACTTCTACTAAAAAAACAGGATGTATTGTAACAGCTGAAGAGCATAATTTTCTCGGCGGTCTGGGCGAAAGTGTTGCTCGAACTTTAGCACAACATCAGCCAACGCCACAAGAATTTGTCGCTACTCAAGATACGTTTGGCGAAAGTGGCACACCAGCACAATTGATGGAAAAATATGGTTTGAATGCCAAAGCTATTGTTGAGAAAGCAAAGAAAGTGATAAATAGAATATACTGATTAACAGTGTTTTATTTTATGAATTGGTGACTGTTTTTTTATCGCTGATGCATTGATATTTATGAAACTAAATTCATATTTTTCAAAATTTAGAATTCAAAATGCTTAATTCATCTTAATTCCAACGTTCATCAAAATCTAAATCGTCAAAATTGTCGAGGTCTAAATCATCGTTTTCAAGCTCATCGCTAAATTCATCGCTAAATTGATCAAACAAATCGGCTTCAAACTTTTTTTCAGGTGGATTTTCAGGCAATTGCCCTTGTGCAAACAGCAAATCAGGATAATTTCGACTTGATTCGGGTTCGGTGATGTCTGCTAATTCCACATAAAACGTCCACATATTTAAAAAATCGTAAACGTAAATCAATTTGGTTTGCTTTTCAGATAAAATATCTTCTAAATGGGTTTCGCTCATCATTTTAAGATTGGCTTGACCTTCACTCATATCTTCTAAAGCAATTTCTTCGCCTTGATTCCAATCTTCATCAGCTTTGTAAAACGAAGCGATTTCTTGACCTTCAAAACCAAAAGCTTGAATAATTGCAAAATGCAAGTCTTCAAACGTATCGGTCTTTCTAATAGCGATATCTCTAAAAACATCGTCTAAAACATCAAGCGTAACTCTAAATTTATAAATCATATCGTTTGAATTTTTTTTGAGTTTTTATGTATTTTAACGAAGATATAAAATTGTAAACTAAACATCAACGTTGCAATGACCAAATGAAAGGGTTGCGTTAGAAAAGGAAAATCAAAATAATACATCAATATACCTGTTAAAATTTCAATACCAATAACAGTTAATAAACCATTGGTAAGTTTGTCTAAATTGTAACTATATTTTCTATTCATAAACCAAATCAACACATTGACCAACAAGACTACAATTGAAAACGTGCGATGAATGTAGAATTTTATATCAGGATTGTTTAACCACAATTCTTTTTGTTCGTATCCTACAGATTTAACGGTTTCATCAACAAATTGGCGGACTTGAGTGCCTAAACCAATTTGTATTAATGATAAAATCAAACTAAAAATGACAAGAAATTTAAAGTTAGAACTGGTTTTAATTTGATCATTTTCAGATTTAGAAATATGAATGATATACAAAAGCAACGCAACTATTGTTAAAGCTACTATCATATGAATGGTTATTCTTGCAGGGAGCAAATTAGAATACACTACAGTAGCACCGAGCCAAGCTTGAAACAACAACAAGACTAAAGTGATAAAAGACCACAAAATGAGTTTCGGTTTTGATTTTCGCAACCAAAAAGAGCTGATAAACATCAGTAATACAAAAACACCCGACAAAGCCCCAAAAAGTCGATTAATATATTCTATCCAAGTATGCCAAACATTAAATTTGGCATAGTCGTGTTTGTTGTAGTTGTTCCAATTATTTTGATTAAAATTTTGATTTGAAGAAAACTTGTTTTTTGCCACTTTTAAGCTTTCATTGACGATAATGACTTGTCCTTTAAAATAGTTGTGTTGTGGTTTCCACTCAAGTTGTTCCCGTTCAGTAGGAGGGATGTAATATCCAAAACATTTAGGCCAATCTGGGCAACCCATACCGCTTCCTGTCATTCTAACTACAGCACCTGCTATAATGACAAGGTAGATAGCAATAAGAGAAATTTTAGCAAATCTTCTAAACATATTTGCAAAGATAAACTAAGCGAATTAAAGCTTTTGATAGAAAGCCTTTGATTTCAATAAAAATTAACGTAGTTGAAATTGTTGAGAAACTAATTGCCTAACATCACGGGCATAACCAACATGGTGACTTCTTCGCCATCTTCAAGACCATCCACAGGTGTAAGAATTCCAGCTCTGTTTGGCATACTCATGGCCAATTGCACTTCTTGTGAAGTGAGATTACTAAGCATTTCAATTAAAAAGCGTGAATTGAAACCGATTTCCATGTCATCTCCATTATACTGACAATCAAGACGTTCTTCGCCCGAATTTGAATAATCAACATCTTGAGCAGATATTTTTAATTCAGCACCATTTAGTTTTAGTTTGATTTGATGTGTAGTTTTATTAGCAAAAATAGAAATACGTTTCACAGTATTTAAAAATTGATTGCGGTCTATGATAAGTTTATTTGGGTTTTCATAAGGAATAACCGCTTCGTAATTTGGATATTTACCATCAATCAATCGACAGTTAAGTTCAAAATCTTCAAAAGAAAATTTGGCATTAGTTTCATTGTATTCAATATGAACATCTTCTTCGCTACCACTTAGTATTGATTTTAAAAGATTAAGTGGTTTTTTGGGCATAATAAACTCAGCTTCTTTTTCACTTTGAATATCGCTTCTGGTATATTTGACCAGTTTATGGGCGTCGGTTCCTACAAATCTCGCATCATTTTCTAAAAACTGAAAAAACACACCGTTCATCACAGGTCTTAAACTATCGTTTCCAGTTGCAAAAATGGTTCTATTGATTGCTGTTGCTAAGGTGTCAGCTATTATTGTTGAAGTGATAGCATCTTCAACTTCCACATCATTTGGAAAGTCATCTGGTTTGACATAAGCCAGCCCAAATTTACCACCTTGATATCTAATTTCAACTGTATTATTTTCTTGAACTTTGAAGTTTAAGGGTTGTTCTGGAAATGTTTGTAAAGTATCTAATAATATTTTTGCAGGAACCGCAAAATCAATTTTAGACTCAGATTCAACGTTTAATACTACTGAAATGGTTGTTTCAAGGTCTGAAGCAGATACTTTTAGAATATTATGGTCAAGCTCAAACAAAAAATTGTCAAGAATGGCTAAAGTATTTGAATTGTTGATAATACCACCCAAAACTTGAAGTTTTTGAGACATATAATGACTAGATACGATGAAATTCATATTTTTAACTTTTTTAAAAAAAACAAATATATTTTAAATATTGCTAAATTGATTAGTTTTACATCACATTTATAAAAAAAGAAATTTTATGTTGCGTAGGAATAGCTTTTGTGTCTTGTTAATTTTAATTGTTTTTACCCAAAACAATTTCGCTCAATCCATAGAACAGAGAAAAAAAATCACTGCTGATTATAATATTGAGCAATTAAAAACCTTGTCTCAATTTTTTTCTGATTATTATAAAACTGAAAAGCGTAAAGCTATTAAATATGCTCAAGAGAATAACATTCCTATAGTTATACCTGAAAAAAATGGTGGTGTATCAATTTTACAACGGGTTTTGGATGATGGGACTTTAATTTACACAACAACTTACAATGCTGGTGCGGCGATTACTATTAATACAAATCAAGTTTATGCTGGTGGCATAAAAGGACTTTCACTTGACGGAAGCGGTATCAATTTTGGGATGTGGGACGGTGGAGCAGTAAGAGATTCTCATCAAGAACTAGTTGGTAGAGTTGTTCAGATTGACAACCCTAGTAGCTTAAGCGACCATGCCACACATGTTTCTGGTACTATGATTGCATCTGGTGTAAATCCAAGTGCAAAAGGAATGTCTTTTGTCGCTAACTTAACTGCCTATGATTTTGATAATGATTTATCTGAAATGACTAACGAAGTCGCGAACGGCATGTTAGTCTCTAATCATTCTTATGGTATAAATCCAGCATCAATACCCGAAACATTATTTGGAGCTTACATTTCTTCAACAGCAGATATTGATCAATTGGTTTTTAATGCACCAAATTATTTGCCTGTTTTTCTTGCAGGTAATAGCAGAAACGTTCCACCATCTCAAGGCGGACCTTATAATCCATCAAAAAATGGATTTGATTTAATCAGTGGTAAAAATTTAGCTAAAAACATTCTTTCAGTTGCAAATGTCTTGGAAGTTAACAACTACGTTGATGCTTCAAGTGTAGTCATGTCTAGCACGAGTAGTTGGGGACCAACTGATGATGGTAGAATTAAACCTGATATATCGGCTAAAGGAACAAATACTTTCTCTTGCGTAGCAAATACCGACAGCAGTTATGCTTTTTTTTCAGGAACATCTATGGCAACGCCTAGTGTTAGTGGAAGTTTAGGTTTACTGCATCAGCACTATAACAATGTGTATGGCAGTTTTTTAAATGCGACTTCAATGAAAGCTATAGTTGTACATACAGCAAGAGAAGCAGGTGATGCTCCTGGACCTGATTATAAATTTGGCTGGGGTTTGATGGATACAGGAGCATCAGCGGATGTGATTACCAATAAAAATTTTACCAGTATAATTGAAGAAAATACACTCAATCAAGGAGATACTTACACTAAAACCGTAGATGCTGTGGGCATCAATCAACCATTAGTAGCAACAATAGCATGGACAGATCCCGCTGGTACAGTTTCTGATTTGCTTGTTGTTGACAGTACGATTCCAAAATTAGTTAATGATTTAGATATCAAAATCACAGCTCCAGATGGTTCAACTCAGTATTTTCCTTGGACGCTTGATGTGGCATTTCCAGATTCTCCAGCTACTACAGGCAATAATATTGTTGATAACGTTGAAAAAATTGAAATAGACGATGCAATAGGTCAATATACCATAGAAATATCACATAAAGGGACTTTACAAAATCTTTCACAAGACTATTCTCTCATTGTAACAGGAATAGCTGAGTCTCAATTTGCTATTCAAACTGACTCGCCTAACCTTACATTTTGTGCAGATCAAACAGCTATTTTTGATTTAGATGTAAACTCTATTAGTTCTTTCACTGGAAATATTAATTTAATCGTCAGTGGTTTACCATCAAGTTTATCGGCATCATTGTCGCCATCAACAATCAATAATGAAGGAACATCTACTTTAAGCATTGATAATTTGGCTTCAGTTTACCAGGTGATTATCCTTTTTCAGTTACAGCATATTCTGGAATTGAAACATTTAGTTTTGACTTAAATCTCACAATAGAGTCAGCAACATCTTTACCTAATTTGACAATAAATAGTCCAAATAATAATCA
This genomic window from Flavobacterium sp. CS20 contains:
- a CDS encoding transketolase family protein, with amino-acid sequence MKTYKNTGNIDTRSGFGAGLEELGNSNPNVVALCADLTGSLKMNAFKDQHPERFFQIGIAEANMMGIAAGMTIGGKIPFTGTFANFSTGRVYDQIRQSIAYSGKNVKICASHAGLTLGEDGATHQILEDLGLMKMLPGMTVINTCDFNQTKVATIAIAEHQGPVYLRFGRPKVANFTPENQSFEIGKAVKLQDGKDVTIVATGHLVWEALEAAKTLNEQGISAEVINIHTIKPLDEEAIVTSTKKTGCIVTAEEHNFLGGLGESVARTLAQHQPTPQEFVATQDTFGESGTPAQLMEKYGLNAKAIVEKAKKVINRIY
- a CDS encoding transketolase, whose protein sequence is MTTSSNLQDFVTQVRRDILRQVHKVNSGHPGGSLGCTEFFSVLFKEVLDTKDEFDMNGKDEDLFFLSNGHISPVYYSVLARCGYFPIEELNTFRHINSRLQGHPTTHEGLPGVRIASGSLGQGMSVAIGAALTKKLNKDKHLVYSLHGDGELQEGQNWEAMMYAGGNKVDNLIATVDYNGQQIDGSTDDVLPMGDLKAKFEAFGWLVLEEDKGNDINAVRNILAEAKSKTGQGQPVVILLKTIMGNGVDFMMHTHAWHGKAPNDEQLEIGLNQNPETLGDY
- a CDS encoding S8 family serine peptidase; amino-acid sequence: MLILIVFTQNNFAQSIEQRKKITADYNIEQLKTLSQFFSDYYKTEKRKAIKYAQENNIPIVIPEKNGGVSILQRVLDDGTLIYTTTYNAGAAITINTNQVYAGGIKGLSLDGSGINFGMWDGGAVRDSHQELVGRVVQIDNPSSLSDHATHVSGTMIASGVNPSAKGMSFVANLTAYDFDNDLSEMTNEVANGMLVSNHSYGINPASIPETLFGAYISSTADIDQLVFNAPNYLPVFLAGNSRNVPPSQGGPYNPSKNGFDLISGKNLAKNILSVANVLEVNNYVDASSVVMSSTSSWGPTDDGRIKPDISAKGTNTFSCVANTDSSYAFFSGTSMATPSVSGSLGLLHQHYNNVYGSFLNATSMKAIVVHTAREAGDAPGPDYKFGWGLMDTGASADVITNKNFTSIIEENTLNQGDTYTKTVDAVGINQPLVATIAWTDPAGTVSDLLVVDSTIPKLVNDLDIKITAPDGSTQYFPWTLDVAFPDSPATTGNNIVDNVEKIEIDDAIGQYTIEISHKGTLQNLSQDYSLIVTGIAESQFAIQTDSPNLTFCADQTAIFDLDVNSISSFTGNINLIVSGLPSSLSASLSPSTINNEGTSTLSIDNLASVYQVIILFQLQHILELKHLVLT
- the dnaN gene encoding DNA polymerase III subunit beta, with amino-acid sequence MNFIVSSHYMSQKLQVLGGIINNSNTLAILDNFLFELDHNILKVSASDLETTISVVLNVESESKIDFAVPAKILLDTLQTFPEQPLNFKVQENNTVEIRYQGGKFGLAYVKPDDFPNDVEVEDAITSTIIADTLATAINRTIFATGNDSLRPVMNGVFFQFLENDARFVGTDAHKLVKYTRSDIQSEKEAEFIMPKKPLNLLKSILSGSEEDVHIEYNETNAKFSFEDFELNCRLIDGKYPNYEAVIPYENPNKLIIDRNQFLNTVKRISIFANKTTHQIKLKLNGAELKISAQDVDYSNSGEERLDCQYNGDDMEIGFNSRFLIEMLSNLTSQEVQLAMSMPNRAGILTPVDGLEDGEEVTMLVMPVMLGN
- the tgt gene encoding tRNA guanosine(34) transglycosylase Tgt, whose amino-acid sequence is MTFDIQSKDQNSKARTGVITTDHGKISTPIFMPVGTIATVKSVHQRELLNDIKADIILGNTYHLYLRPETDILQKAGGLHKFMNWPKNILTDSGGYQVYSLSERRKITEEGVKFKSHIDGSMHWFSPENVMDTQRLIGADIMMAFDECPPYPTDYQYAKRSMHMTHRWLERCIKRFDETEDLYSHQQHLFPILQGSTYKDLRQESAKYIVAKDMPGNAIGGLSVGEPNEKMYEITDMVTDILPKEKPRYLMGVGTPIDLLENIALGIDMFDCVMPTRNARNGMIFTSEGSINIKNLKWRDDFSPLDKDGTTWVDHEYSKAYVRHLFTVNELLAKQICSIHNLGFYLKLVRQATQHIEAGSFISWKTKMIDQLQNRL
- a CDS encoding heme A synthase; its protein translation is MFRRFAKISLIAIYLVIIAGAVVRMTGSGMGCPDWPKCFGYYIPPTEREQLEWKPQHNYFKGQVIIVNESLKVAKNKFSSNQNFNQNNWNNYNKHDYAKFNVWHTWIEYINRLFGALSGVFVLLMFISSFWLRKSKPKLILWSFITLVLLLFQAWLGATVVYSNLLPARITIHMIVALTIVALLLYIIHISKSENDQIKTSSNFKFLVIFSLILSLIQIGLGTQVRQFVDETVKSVGYEQKELWLNNPDIKFYIHRTFSIVVLLVNVLIWFMNRKYSYNLDKLTNGLLTVIGIEILTGILMYYFDFPFLTQPFHLVIATLMFSLQFYIFVKIHKNSKKIQTI